The DNA region TGCGCAAGCGCTCGGCCAGCTCGTCGAGACGGCCGCGCGGCACGCGAAAGGCGATGCGCGGCGTGCCCCGAAATACGCGTGGCGGGGGCTCCTGACGATGCTCCGGAGCCAGGTAGACGGCAAACGCCACGCCGGGGCCCAGGCGGAAATAGAGCTGAGCATTCGGCCGCGGCACCCGCGGGCGCGTATCGGTGTAGAGCGTCTCCCACCGACGCGCCCCGGGCGCGCAGGCATCTTCGCCGCGGCCCCAGGCCCAGGCTCGGGCGAAGTCATCCATGGTCCACCCAACACGCTGTTCCACTCGCGCGTCGAGGACCTGGGTGTAGAAGACCTCGGACCACTCGACGTCGTAGGTCTCGACGGCTGCGTGGTCGATTCCGGTCTCCGACGCTTCGACGAGCTGGAGACGATTGCCGTCCGGGTCGGCGCAGTAGTAGTTCTCTGCACACTCGGCGTCGCGGTCCTCATGGTATCGATCCACCGCGACGCCCATAGCTTCTAAGGCAGCGATCGTCGCCGTGAAGCGGCTGTGGGGGATGCGCAAGGCGCGGTGGATCGCGGTTTCCGGGAACGTCCGTGGCTCCGACTTGCGGGTCAGCGTCAGCGACTGCCCCGAGTCGAGCTGGAGACGCAGCCCCTCGGACTCGGCGGAAGGTTGGCCGACGCCCAATAGCCGGCGGTAGAAGCCGACCGCCCGGTCGAGGTCGGCCACTTCGATCACTGCGCCTGCGTAGCCGGCGACGAGTCCAAGCGGCTCTCCCCGGCGCGGCGGCGTGCGAATATCGACCCAGGTGGTCGCCGCCACGTTATCCTGCCGCGAGGACGATTCCGTCACGAACGGCGTCGCGGCGCCAACAGACCTCGAGAAAATTCCCGCCCGGGTCCTTGAAGTACACGGACTGCGCCACGGGGCTCGTCTCCGGATGGGTCACGGGGCCCTCGAAGGGAACCTCGAGCGCCGTGAGGCGCTCGACCAGGGTCCCAAAGGCCTCCTGGCTCACGCGAAACCCGTGCCGGAAGCCGTTCGTGCCGCGCACCAGGTCCTCCGGCGGCATGGGCATCTCCCCCCGCGGGAGACACACGGCAAACAGCCAATCATTGAGGGCGATGGACGTGTGGACCGACCGCCCGCGCTTCGCATCGTCAGTGTTGAAGTTCACCCGATTCGTGATGAGCCCGCCGAAGACGTTGGCGTAGAAGTCCTCGGCCTCCTTCAAATCCACCACGTTAATACCGCTGTGACTAATACACTCGACTTCAGCCATCCTCTCTCCTCGCCGGGAAATGCTGTCCCGCTGCCGCGAGCGGGGCCACCGCGTAGGGCGGCGCCTCGTCTTCGTCGCGCTCGACGACCACATCGGTATCGACGCG from Chloroflexota bacterium includes:
- a CDS encoding VOC family protein, whose protein sequence is MAATTWVDIRTPPRRGEPLGLVAGYAGAVIEVADLDRAVGFYRRLLGVGQPSAESEGLRLQLDSGQSLTLTRKSEPRTFPETAIHRALRIPHSRFTATIAALEAMGVAVDRYHEDRDAECAENYYCADPDGNRLQLVEASETGIDHAAVETYDVEWSEVFYTQVLDARVEQRVGWTMDDFARAWAWGRGEDACAPGARRWETLYTDTRPRVPRPNAQLYFRLGPGVAFAVYLAPEHRQEPPPRVFRGTPRIAFRVPRGRLDELAERLR
- a CDS encoding VOC family protein, whose translation is MAEVECISHSGINVVDLKEAEDFYANVFGGLITNRVNFNTDDAKRGRSVHTSIALNDWLFAVCLPRGEMPMPPEDLVRGTNGFRHGFRVSQEAFGTLVERLTALEVPFEGPVTHPETSPVAQSVYFKDPGGNFLEVCWRRDAVRDGIVLAAG